The following is a genomic window from Sphingobacterium spiritivorum.
GCCTCCTAATATCCCGCGCATGCCGAACGACAACCGTAATACAATAGGAGCAATCATTATTATAACAGGATTAGCATTACTATTAAAAAACCTTAACATCGGAGATCTGTTTCCAGACTGGTTGTTTAGCTGGCCAATGATATTGGTGGTAGTTGGTCTTATTATAGGTGTCAATTCTAAATTCGAACGCAAAGCTTCTATTATCCTGTTGATCATAGGTGGACTTTTTCTCTTCAGAGAAATTACAGACCTTTCTTTCGGCAGAGTAATACTTCCTCTGGGTATCATTATACTTGGATACTACCTGATCTCTAAAAAGAACACAAACTACATACCTCCAGTGCCGCCGGTACCACCAGGTCAGGATGATTTTGACTGGGACAAACGAGTGGTTAATTCCTCTGAAGAAACAGCTGCAGATGGTTCTTCAGAAAACAAAGCAG
Proteins encoded in this region:
- a CDS encoding LiaF transmembrane domain-containing protein; amino-acid sequence: MKTTNNNSTPPNIPRMPNDNRNTIGAIIIITGLALLLKNLNIGDLFPDWLFSWPMILVVVGLIIGVNSKFERKASIILLIIGGLFLFREITDLSFGRVILPLGIIILGYYLISKKNTNYIPPVPPVPPGQDDFDWDKRVVNSSEETAADGSSENKAENTDPNFQSSYQSTGKSSYDRFNPQSEDILNVNSAFSSMKKLVLSKKFLGGRVSNLFGSVEINLLQADLQQPVAIEVFQLFGSTQIILPSHWQASSNISSLLGDVDDRRFPSGIGLDPNKKIYITGSTIFGGITLKNA